TTCGCCCCCACTGGCTGTCACATAGGCATTTAAAGCCATATTTTGACCTTTAAAGGGAGATACTCGCCAGCCGCGTCGGGAAAGAATCCGACAAATGGCTGTGGTTATCAGTGATTTCCCTGCGTGGGATGTTGTTCCCACTACCATGATTGATTTCATTTTTAACTACAATTTAGTATGTTGAGATTCGTATAACTATGGGGGACAGATGCCCACCCCACAAGAGTTGTAATCAAAACCAATGATCAACATCGGTCAAAAGGGTAAACGTAACCAACGAGTTATAAAATCATTGTAGCGATCGCTCAGGGAAGGACTACCCCGCTTGTGATCTTTTAACTTAGTGATCAATTGATGACCCATAGGAGTTAGACGAAAACTATCTGTAATTCCCTGTCCATCAACTTCTCTCCGCAATACTCCGACATCAATTAACCAGGCTAAAGCGTTTTCACAGGTCAATTCTGATAATGGGCGGTTGGTGTAATTCTGCTTAACTCCTTTATCCATTGCTATAGCACCTAACTGGATGCTTTGGCTAGTCATGGCTACAAACAAATTCAGGTTAAAGGGTGAACAGATTAGCGATCGCTCGGCTCTGTCTAGGGCTTTACTAGTATAAACTAAGGGCTTGAAGTTGGGAAAATCCACGGTCGGCATTTTTTTAATCACTCTAAGTTGGGCTTTTTCTCAATAATTGGAAAATAAATACTTCTAATTGAGGATATTTAATCAACTATTTATTTAAATATTGTAAATTATTGTAAAATTTTTATTGCATAAAGATTTTAAACAGGACAAGGTGAATCATGGCTCTAGCAATTGGTACAGATGCACCTGCATTTACCACTAAAGACACTAACGGCAACACAGTTTCATTATCTGATTTTAAAGGTAAGACCGTTGTTCTCTACTTTTACCCTAAAGATGACACACCTGGCTGCACCAAACAAGCTCAAAGCTTCCGGGATGCCCAACCTGATTATCAAGTTAAAGATATTGTCGTGTTGGGAGTAAGTGCTGATGATGAATCTTCTCACCAAGCATTCACAGCTAAATATAATTTGAATTTCCCCTTACTAGCTGATACCAACAAATCTCTAATTACCGCTTATAATGTTGATGGTGGTGGTTATGCCAAGCGGGTTACCTACGTAATTGATAGTAGCGGCAAAATCATCCATGTTGATGCTACCGTTAATACACCCACCCACGCAAGTGATATTTTAACAGCACTTGGTTTGTAAGCATTAAGGAATCCGTAGGGGCGCAGGGCCTGCGCCCCAACCTACGCAGATCCTGCGCCCCAAATTATCCAAAGCAGGTGTTATTTACCTGCTGATGGTAAAATTTGTAAAGGGAATAAATTTTGACCAGATGTAATTCCTAATGCACCTGAGTTTTGTTGGATCTGAGGCTGAAGAAGTTTCTGTTGTGCAGATCTAAATGCGGTTGCGGCTAGGTCTAACTGTTGACTTTGTTGATCAGCATTCCATTGCACAGTCCCGATTTGTGCTTGATGAATCATGTTCATCATATCGAAACCTGACCCATTACCAGACAAAGCATTGCTATTCCGGTCACTCTCTAAACTACCAAAGGGTTGATTTGTATCAGCTAAGGTGGGTTCTGTAACTAACATAGAAGCAAAGCTAATACCAGCGATAGTGGCAAGAATAATTTTGTGAACTGGTAAAAATGATTTTCTCATGAAATTTCTCCTTATAATCTTACGCGAGAGTCCGACGGAGTTGGGGTTGAATAGTGAGTAAAGCCACGATTGCGAAACCCAGTAACACTAACAACGCTCCCCCAAAGGTAACATCACCCCAAAAAGCGTGCATTACTATATCATTTAATCCCCAACTGCTGTGTAGATACAAATAGCGAATTGGTTCAATGGCATAGCTGAGAGGATTAAGGGTAGCAATAACCTGTAACCAACCAGGCATAAAAGATAAAGGTGCTAAGGCTGTACTGGCAAATAATAGCGGTAGGTTAGTGACAAAAATTACGGCGATAAGTTCAATGTGTCCTGGTAATGCAAAAGCCAAACCGAGAGAAATGGCAGTTACGCCTAAAGCCAGGAGCAGGACAATGAGAGCGATCGCACACAATCCTGTAAAATTAGGTAAACCAGCCCCTATAAATGCCGCTGCTGCTACAATTACTGCTGCTTGGAGTAAACTTTGGCTAATAATAAAAATAGCAGACGCAAAAACAATTGAAAAGCGCGAGGCTAAGGGTGCAACCAGCAAGCGATTTAGAAAGCCAAATTCCCTGTCAAACATCACAGGTAAACCGGCATTTAAAGCCCCAGCAAAGGCGGTAAATACTATTACACCCGCTGCTAGAAATTGCCCGTAATTTGTCGTAGTCCCAAATAATCCTTTAGGCGCATTTTGGAATAATGCCCCAAATAAAACTAACCACATGACGGGCTGAATAATCCCGGCTATCAGGCTAGAAGGACGGCGTTGGAGTTGAATAAACAGACGACGGGTTAAGGCAAAAGTTTCTTGAACAATTTCTCCCAGGAAACTGGAATTGGTATCGGCAACTACAGTAGATGCGGTTAATTGTTGCCAATTCATCACTACTTTATCATTATTCATAGAGAAAACTAAAATTAAACGGTATCAATTATAAACATCTCTGCAATTCTTAATTAGCAAAGAATATTTATAATTCTTAATACTATATTATAGCGAAAATCATTACAGTATATTGCAGGTATATCAAATCCAGATTTTATTATTTTCTGGTTTCGGCAAAGGGTCTGAAGGCGAGGATGCCAATTTTGCTAAAATCTTAAAATATATTGCGATAGTTCTTCCTCATCAACTTTATGATAACAGATTTAAAATCATCTGTCAAGTGTTTTATGCTCTTATTTTGGCGACGCGATAAAAGTAGATTATGCAAATATTTTTCTGGATTGTTATCTGATGCTTTTGAAATAATTGTCTGAATCAGGATTTCCAGGATTTGAGGATGTACAGGATGATATGTTTGACACTCTCACTGGCTAAAGCCGCTGAGATTCTTGGTTCAACGAGTCCACTTAACTTAGAACCCTTGCGGTATCTAAGCCAGAGGTGGTTCTCTCCCCAAGCGTTAACTTTCCCTCTGCCCGAAGGTAGTTGCATTACTGCAAATTTTGCTTGAGTTTAAATTCTGTGTTGTCTAGCTCCCATGAAGATTTTACCTATTCGGAGGGTAGTCACTAAAACTATGGAATAGAACCCTATATCCTCAATTGTCAAGGTACAGAAAAGCCGTTAGGCAGTTAGGTTTTTATACAGGTTGATTACCATTCCTGTTGTGAACAGTATAACACCATTGAGAGCAAAGATAACAAAACTTCGCGCACCTCAACCAATCTTCATGAAAAGAAAGACTCTATGCGCTTTATTACCGCAGGATTCGCTTATATCTCACGTATAAAGACACTGAGCTTTACGCTTAACGGATGCTCTTGTAATTGTTGTGGATGATTTATGAGTTTTACTTTAATTATTGCGTCATTTTGCATCTACGCAGGTTTCTATCTAGGGTTTTAGTAATTGTTATTAATGGGTTTTTGTAAGTTAATGATAAATTACGCAAATCACAATTGGTTTTGTGAGAATTTCCCATAAAATCGCAGTATATTAAACTCAAGCATGATTTTATTCAGGATTTTAGTGATTTATCAAGTATTTTTCTACTTGTAATCCTGTAAATCCTTAAATCCTGGACATCCTGATATGGCTTACGCTACGCTTCGCTATCAGACAATTTTATTATTATGTATTGTTATCTGATGCTTCTGCTTGCTGTTGCAAAAATTCTTGAATAGATGACAATAGCTCAGGATTGGTTTCTATTTGTTCTAGCATTGCTAATGCTGTTTCTGGATTAAGTTCGGGAAGGTTTTCTTGTTGTGCGAGTGCTTGGAGAATAATAAACAATGTTTGTTTATCGCAATCAAAAAGCTATAGTATGCCTATTTAATCATAATTACTTAAAACTTTCAATACCATTTTCTGTACTATGTATCACAATTATAACTGTTTTCGGTCGGATGAAATACAATTGAGGGCGGGGAAACCCCGCCTCATTCTATTGCATACCTCTATAATTAATTATGAGTGAAACCTTATTTAGTGTTGAAAATCTCCGTGTAGCTTATCCTCAACGCAGTGGAGAAGAAGAAAGCTGGGCTGTTGATGATGTATCTTTTACACTTCAACCAGGTGAAAGAATGGGCTTGGTGGGTGAGTCTGGTTGTGGTAAATCTACGATTGGCAGGGCAATCATGCGTTTGTTGCCTGCCTCAAGCCGCACTGAGGGATTAGTAAATTTTCAGGGGCAATCTGTATTGTATTTGACACCAATTCAAATGCGGAAGTTTCGGGGTGAAGCGATAGCTTTAATTTTCCAAGACCCGATGACGCGCCTTGATCCGTTGATGACAATTGGCAATCATTGTATTGAAACTCTACAAGCCCATTTACCGGAATTATCCAAACAGCAAGCGAAGGAAAAGGCTTTAGCTACTTTGGAAAAGGTAAAAATTCCTGCTAGTCGTTGGAGTCAGTATCCCCATGAGTTTAGCGGAGGAATGCGTCAACGGGTAGCTATTGCTTTGGCTTTGTTGTTGAGTCCTAAGTTAATTATTGCGGATGAACCAACAACGAGTTTAGATGTGACTGTTTCTGCTCAAATTCTCCAAGAACTAACGCGATTGTGTGGGGAGGAAAATATGGGATTATTGTTAATTTCCCATGATTTAGCCATGGTGGGGGAATATTGCGATCGCATTGGAGTCATGTATCAGGGTAAAATGGTAGAAATGGGGAAAACGGAAACTGTTTTTGCTCATCCTCAGCATGAATATACTCAATCTTTATTAAAAGCAGCTTTACATATTCAAGCGGTAGAAGGTAATGGGGAATTGGTAATTGGTAATGGGAAAGAAAGTCAATCACCCATTTTAAAAATTACAGAACTCAAGCAGCATTATACGATAGAACCGAATTTTATTGAACGCATATTTAAGGGAGAAGGACAAACAATTAAAGCTGTAGATGGAATTAACTTAGAATTGTATTCTGGGGAAATTTTAGGATTGGTCGGAGAGTCCGGTTGTGGAAAAAGTACGCTTTCAAGAACTATTTTACAATTGATTAGTCCGACATCTGGAAAAGTCGAATTTTTAGGACAGGAATTAACAAGTTTATCCCGGCAAGAAATCCGTTCTTCTCGCAGACAAATCCAAATGATCTTTCAAGATCCTCATGCTTGTTTAAATCCAGCTATGACGGTAGGACAAAGTATTGCAGACCCTTTATTAATTCATAATTTAGCTAATACCGCAAAAGCTAAAGAACAAGTTTTATGGATGTTGGAAAAAGTGGGTTTAACACCCGCAGAATTATATTATCAACGTTATCCCTCCGATTTATCTGGGGGACAACAACAACGGGTCGCTATAGCAAGGGCTTTAATTACTCGTCCAAAACTGATAATATGTGATGAACCGGTGAGTATGCTAGATGCTAGTGTGCAAACCCAAGTTCTTGATTTGATGTTACAACTAAAGGCAGAATTTGATTTAACCTATTTGTTTATTACCCATGATTTATGGTTAGCGCGGTTTTTGTGCGATCGCATCGCCGTGATGAATGGTGGTAAAATAGTTGAATTAGGACAGACTAAACAAATTTTTGCTCACCCTCAACATCCCTACACCCAAACCCTCTTAGCTGCTGCACCTCTCCTAGCAAAAGCTTGAAATTAGGAGTAGGGGCAATCCCCCCGTGGTTGCCCCTCTTGTGAAGTCAGGAGAAGGAAGAATAAAGAAAATTACCCATTACCCATTACCAAACTAATTAATGTCTAAAAATATTCCTGCCAATACTTACAAAAATAGGATTCATGCCGCAGATAAATGGCAAGAGAGAATATCACAAATAGCATATCGCTTTAATCGCCAATATGAAAATCAAAAGTTTGATGTCCCTGACGAAGTGGAAGCAATGCCAATTTTTCGGGAATGGATTAATGGCAGATTAAATGAGAGAATAGTTTCACCATTTTGGGAAGTTGCTCAACCTCAAAAAAACGAACATTGTTTGGATATTGGTTGCGGTGTCAGTTTTTTAATCTATCCTTGGAGAGATTGGCAAGCATTCTTTTATGGGCAAGAAATTAGTAGTATAGCTAGAGATACTCTCAACTCCCGTGGTTCACAATTAAACTCGAAGTTGTTCAAAGGTGTTGAGTTGGGACCATCTCATCATCTAAACTATGATGACAGTCAATTTGATTTAGTAATTGCCACAGGGTTTAGTTGTTATTTTCCCCTAGAATATTGGCAAGCCGTTTTAGTGGAAGTCAAACGAGTATTAAAACCAGGAGGGCATTTTATTTTTGATATTCTGAATTCAGAACAACCTTTAGCAGAAGATTGGGCTGTGCTGGAAACTTATTTGGGTGCAGAGGTGTTTCTTGAACCCGTCGCGGAGTGGGAAAAAACCATTAAAGCTGGGGATGCTAAGATAGTTAAGCGGCAATTAGGCGAATTGTTCGAGTTGTACAAAGTGCGGTTTTGAGAGAACATTATCAATAAATAGTCTC
The window above is part of the Dolichospermum sp. DET69 genome. Proteins encoded here:
- a CDS encoding peroxiredoxin, which codes for MALAIGTDAPAFTTKDTNGNTVSLSDFKGKTVVLYFYPKDDTPGCTKQAQSFRDAQPDYQVKDIVVLGVSADDESSHQAFTAKYNLNFPLLADTNKSLITAYNVDGGGYAKRVTYVIDSSGKIIHVDATVNTPTHASDILTALGL
- a CDS encoding ABC transporter permease produces the protein MNNDKVVMNWQQLTASTVVADTNSSFLGEIVQETFALTRRLFIQLQRRPSSLIAGIIQPVMWLVLFGALFQNAPKGLFGTTTNYGQFLAAGVIVFTAFAGALNAGLPVMFDREFGFLNRLLVAPLASRFSIVFASAIFIISQSLLQAAVIVAAAAFIGAGLPNFTGLCAIALIVLLLALGVTAISLGLAFALPGHIELIAVIFVTNLPLLFASTALAPLSFMPGWLQVIATLNPLSYAIEPIRYLYLHSSWGLNDIVMHAFWGDVTFGGALLVLLGFAIVALLTIQPQLRRTLA
- a CDS encoding ABC transporter ATP-binding protein is translated as MSETLFSVENLRVAYPQRSGEEESWAVDDVSFTLQPGERMGLVGESGCGKSTIGRAIMRLLPASSRTEGLVNFQGQSVLYLTPIQMRKFRGEAIALIFQDPMTRLDPLMTIGNHCIETLQAHLPELSKQQAKEKALATLEKVKIPASRWSQYPHEFSGGMRQRVAIALALLLSPKLIIADEPTTSLDVTVSAQILQELTRLCGEENMGLLLISHDLAMVGEYCDRIGVMYQGKMVEMGKTETVFAHPQHEYTQSLLKAALHIQAVEGNGELVIGNGKESQSPILKITELKQHYTIEPNFIERIFKGEGQTIKAVDGINLELYSGEILGLVGESGCGKSTLSRTILQLISPTSGKVEFLGQELTSLSRQEIRSSRRQIQMIFQDPHACLNPAMTVGQSIADPLLIHNLANTAKAKEQVLWMLEKVGLTPAELYYQRYPSDLSGGQQQRVAIARALITRPKLIICDEPVSMLDASVQTQVLDLMLQLKAEFDLTYLFITHDLWLARFLCDRIAVMNGGKIVELGQTKQIFAHPQHPYTQTLLAAAPLLAKA
- a CDS encoding methyltransferase domain-containing protein — translated: MSKNIPANTYKNRIHAADKWQERISQIAYRFNRQYENQKFDVPDEVEAMPIFREWINGRLNERIVSPFWEVAQPQKNEHCLDIGCGVSFLIYPWRDWQAFFYGQEISSIARDTLNSRGSQLNSKLFKGVELGPSHHLNYDDSQFDLVIATGFSCYFPLEYWQAVLVEVKRVLKPGGHFIFDILNSEQPLAEDWAVLETYLGAEVFLEPVAEWEKTIKAGDAKIVKRQLGELFELYKVRF